The sequence ATTGCCGTGATTCTCTCGGCTCAGTCAACGGACGTCGGCGTCAACAAAGCCACCGCCAAGCTGTATCCGGTAGCCAACACGCCTGCGGCTATTCACGCCCTCGGGGTTGGAGGGTTGTCCGAGTACATCAAGACCATTGGCTTGTACAACAGCAAGGCAAAAAACGTCATTGAGACCTGTCGGTTGCTCGTAGAGCGTCATGCTGGCGAAGTTCCACAAACACGCGAGGAGCTCGAAGCGCTGCCCGGTGTCGGCCGAAAGACCGCCAACGTCGTGCTCAATACCGCTTTCCGCCAGTTGACCATGGCTGTGGATACGCACATTTTCCGGGTCAGCAACCGAACCGGCATTGCCCGGGGGAAAAATGTGGTGGAGGTAGAAAAACAACTGATGAAGTTTGTGCCCAAGCCCTATCTGCTTGATTCACACCATTGGCTGATCCTTCATGGACGCTACGTCTGCCAGGCCCGCAAGCCCCGCTGCGGCAGTTGCCGCATCGAAGATCTGTGCGAATACAAGGACAAGACTTCCGACGATTGAGCAACCATTGCTTTTTTTGATCAGTCGATTGAAAAAATCTTTTTTACCCGCAACACGATAATCGTTATAAGGAGCGCCAACGGCAGTCTTAGCCTGGAGTTAACCTTATGAGCACTGGCAAAGAACAATTGGATGTAGAAGACGAGCTTGTTGGCGCTGAATCCGACGACGATGCAGCGGAAGCACCTGTAGAGGTGGCCAAGACCAATTTAAGCAAACGCCGCACCATCGACAATCTTCTGGAAGAGCGACGCTTGCAAAAACAGTTGGCCGATTACGATTTCGATCTCTGATCGAACCGACACCGGTAGCGATCAGAAGCCTCCTTTACGGAGGCTTTTCTGTGTATACACCACTGAGCGAGTGGGCCTTCCCTATACCAGGCCGTTGCGTTGTGCCAGTTCGATCAGGTCTACCAGGGAACGCGCATTGAGCTTGAGCAGCAGGCGCGTCTTGTAGGTGCTCACGGTTTTGTTACTCAGGAACATGCCATCAGCGATCTCCTTGTTGGTCTTTCCTCGGGCCAGCTGTTGCAGCACCATCATCTCTCGACCTGAAAGACGCTCGACCATATCGGCTTCACTGGCGTTCCCCATGGTGGAGCGCACCGAGTTCAGCGCCTGGTTAGGGAAGTAGCTGTAACCGCAGAGCACCGCCTTTATCGCGCTCAACAGCTCTGTCAGGTCCTGTTGCTTGCACACATAGCCAGCAGCCCCTGCCTGCATGCACCGCATGGAAAAATGACCGGGCGCCTGGGACGTCAGCACCAGCACCTTGAAAGGGTGCGCCTGTTTGGTAGACGACAGCCGACATATAACTTCCAGACCGTCGAGTTTGGGTATTCCAATATCCAGTATGACAATATCCGGCATATGCTCCCGTGCAAGTTGCAACGCATCGACACCGTTATCAGTCTCGGCAACGACCTCATAACCATGACGTTCCATTAGCATACGTACAGCAAGACGAATGACGGGATGATCATCCACGATCAGCACTTTATTCATGGGCAAGTCCAATTTCGCTGTTCGAATTATTTAGAGCAAGCACAATAGCCTAGTCATTTCCTCCTTGGCATAGCACTCCCCCCCAAGCAACAGCAAGCAGAGACCCACCCCACAAAGAGATAGGACTTAACCTACAAAAAGACACCACAACAGATGTATCGAGTTTTGTTGGGGCTTTCAGAAGTTTCCGAGGAAAAACATATCTTGAGTGAAAAGTCCTCAGAGTAATCGCCAAAGGTAAACATCCCGCACACTGACTTCAGGAAATGCCCCTTGTTTAGCAGCAACATTCCGACGCACGCCCAGCAAACTCAAGCGCTAAAAAGTTCCAACCAGAATATTTTATTGCATAGTAATTTTCTGACAGATCATTCAATAAACACCGCCTGAATGACGACTAATTGAGTG is a genomic window of Pseudomonas sp. ADAK18 containing:
- the nth gene encoding endonuclease III gives rise to the protein MNAAKRLEIFRRLHEDNPEPKTELAYSSPFELLIAVILSAQSTDVGVNKATAKLYPVANTPAAIHALGVGGLSEYIKTIGLYNSKAKNVIETCRLLVERHAGEVPQTREELEALPGVGRKTANVVLNTAFRQLTMAVDTHIFRVSNRTGIARGKNVVEVEKQLMKFVPKPYLLDSHHWLILHGRYVCQARKPRCGSCRIEDLCEYKDKTSDD
- a CDS encoding PA3496 family putative envelope integrity protein, whose translation is MSTGKEQLDVEDELVGAESDDDAAEAPVEVAKTNLSKRRTIDNLLEERRLQKQLADYDFDL
- a CDS encoding response regulator transcription factor, giving the protein MNKVLIVDDHPVIRLAVRMLMERHGYEVVAETDNGVDALQLAREHMPDIVILDIGIPKLDGLEVICRLSSTKQAHPFKVLVLTSQAPGHFSMRCMQAGAAGYVCKQQDLTELLSAIKAVLCGYSYFPNQALNSVRSTMGNASEADMVERLSGREMMVLQQLARGKTNKEIADGMFLSNKTVSTYKTRLLLKLNARSLVDLIELAQRNGLV